A genomic stretch from Desulfocurvibacter africanus subsp. africanus DSM 2603 includes:
- a CDS encoding HlyD family secretion protein, producing MAEQNGSKRALPVRKRIVFAAILTVALMAGGAWYMTGVGKQSTEDAFVDGRMYPISSRVPGYVTEVLVQDNQRVRAGEVLVRLDPTDYEVALAQARAELASAQAQLAAGQLNVPLEISQTSSRVSSLRAQIAGTNRQLAELAKAREAARQALLEAQAVLDKAKLDSMRYESLLASQVVSQSSLDDARTSVVTNQARVAAAQARLEAVDDQEATLRESRKRLEAEMELAGTGRDVADIRAREAEARAAQVTLAEAKLRQAELNLAYVQIKSPADGYVTRKAVEPGRMISAGQSLLTIVPLGQGDIWVTANFKETQLTHMQPGQRAWISVDTYPGAKIPCRVESIMAGTGSVFSLFPPENATGNYVKVVQRVPVKLAIDFAMAGELPQLRMGMSVIATILTKAE from the coding sequence ATGGCTGAACAGAACGGTTCCAAGCGCGCCTTGCCGGTACGCAAGCGCATTGTTTTCGCGGCGATCCTGACAGTGGCCCTAATGGCCGGCGGAGCGTGGTACATGACCGGCGTGGGCAAGCAGAGCACGGAGGACGCCTTCGTGGATGGCCGCATGTATCCGATCAGCTCGCGCGTGCCGGGGTATGTGACCGAAGTTCTGGTGCAGGATAATCAGCGGGTGCGTGCCGGCGAAGTGCTCGTGCGCCTTGATCCCACGGATTACGAGGTGGCTCTGGCCCAGGCCAGGGCGGAACTGGCCTCGGCCCAGGCCCAGCTTGCCGCCGGGCAGCTCAACGTGCCCCTGGAGATCAGCCAAACCTCGTCCAGGGTTTCGAGCCTGCGCGCCCAAATCGCCGGTACGAACCGACAGCTGGCCGAGTTGGCCAAGGCGCGCGAAGCCGCCAGACAGGCTCTGTTGGAAGCCCAGGCCGTGCTGGACAAGGCCAAGCTGGACTCGATGCGCTATGAGAGTCTGCTTGCGAGCCAGGTCGTATCCCAGTCTTCCCTGGACGACGCCCGGACCAGCGTCGTAACCAACCAGGCCAGGGTCGCCGCGGCTCAAGCCCGGCTGGAGGCCGTGGACGACCAGGAAGCGACCTTGCGCGAGAGCCGCAAGCGCCTGGAAGCCGAAATGGAGTTGGCCGGGACCGGCCGCGACGTGGCCGACATCCGCGCCCGAGAGGCCGAGGCGCGGGCAGCACAGGTGACCCTGGCCGAGGCGAAGCTGCGCCAGGCCGAGCTCAATCTGGCGTACGTGCAGATCAAATCCCCGGCGGACGGCTACGTCACGCGCAAGGCCGTAGAGCCGGGCCGCATGATCTCGGCCGGGCAGTCGCTCCTGACCATCGTACCTCTCGGCCAGGGCGATATCTGGGTCACGGCCAACTTCAAGGAAACACAACTTACCCACATGCAGCCGGGCCAACGGGCCTGGATCAGCGTGGATACCTATCCGGGCGCTAAGATTCCCTGCCGCGTGGAATCCATCATGGCCGGCACTGGCTCGGTCTTCTCCCTGTTTCCGCCCGAGAACGCAACGGGCAACTACGTTAAGGTCGTGCAGCGCGTCCCGGTCAAGCTGGCCATCGACTTTGCCATGGCGGGCGAACTGCCGCAGTTGCGCATGGGCATGAGCGTCATCGCCACCATCCTGACCAAGGCGGAGTAG
- the def gene encoding peptide deformylase produces the protein MRRTILKYPDAVLARKSLEIGDITDELRQLAKDMAETMYTNEGIGLAAPQVGECCRLVVIDITGPDKREDLRVLVNPKITAAEGKVVSEEGCLSVSGYRSDVARSEKVTVEATDLDGKPLSIEADGLLAVCLQHELDHLDGVLFIDRISRLKRSLYDKKVKKLQRERAKSLKEAEAAQGEGA, from the coding sequence ATGCGACGCACCATCCTAAAATATCCCGACGCCGTCCTGGCGCGGAAGTCCCTTGAGATAGGCGATATAACCGACGAGTTGCGCCAGTTGGCCAAGGACATGGCCGAGACCATGTACACGAACGAAGGCATCGGCCTGGCCGCGCCCCAGGTGGGCGAATGCTGCCGGCTGGTGGTCATCGACATCACCGGCCCGGACAAGCGCGAGGACCTGCGCGTGCTCGTGAATCCAAAGATTACCGCCGCCGAGGGCAAGGTAGTGTCCGAGGAAGGTTGCCTGAGCGTTTCGGGCTACCGCAGCGACGTGGCCCGCTCCGAGAAGGTCACCGTGGAGGCCACGGACCTGGACGGCAAGCCGCTGAGCATCGAGGCCGACGGCCTGCTGGCCGTGTGCCTGCAGCACGAGTTGGACCATCTGGACGGCGTGCTGTTCATCGACCGCATATCCCGACTCAAGCGCTCCCTGTACGACAAGAAGGTCAAGAAGCTGCAGCGCGAAAGGGCCAAGTCGCTCAAAGAGGCCGAGGCAGCGCAGGGAGAAGGCGCATGA
- a CDS encoding phage holin family protein, with the protein MSIILSWLLLSLAIAITAWILPGVRVRGAGALLAASAVLGIINALIWPILFWITIPITVLTLGIFALILNALLVMLAAKIVPGFKVDSFWWAIAFSVILAIINAVLHAIIY; encoded by the coding sequence ATGAGCATCATTCTCTCCTGGTTGCTTCTGTCGCTGGCCATCGCCATCACCGCCTGGATACTGCCCGGGGTGCGCGTGCGCGGGGCCGGGGCGCTGCTCGCCGCCTCGGCGGTGCTCGGCATCATCAACGCGCTCATCTGGCCGATCCTCTTCTGGATCACCATTCCCATCACCGTGCTGACCCTGGGCATCTTCGCGCTCATTCTGAACGCGCTGCTCGTCATGCTCGCGGCCAAGATAGTGCCGGGCTTCAAGGTGGACAGTTTCTGGTGGGCGATCGCTTTCAGCGTCATCCTGGCCATCATCAACGCCGTCCTGCACGCGATCATTTATTAG
- a CDS encoding DHA2 family efflux MFS transporter permease subunit, with the protein MIPTMIEVLDTSVANVALRHMQGSLAAGQEEITWVLTSYLVANAVVIPMSGWLAKVMGRKRYLMASVALFTVASLLCGMAGSLSTLVLFRILQGIGGGGMQPMSQAILLETFPPHERGLALSVYGMGVIVAPILGPVLGGWLTDNWSWRWIFYINLPIGLLAQFMCWSFVRDPAYQQRWQKGERVDYLGLALLVLGLGSLQIVLDLGQQHDWFGSSFILALSVVAGVCLFTLVFWEWHHENPIVNLRVFKDRSFALGNLVIFFGFFAFFGSIVLLPMFLQELMGYSAFQAGMVLSPGGLITLALMPFVGKLTQRVDARFLLCFGLLASAWSSYYMSGYNLDMGMVTAITGRNLQGVGLAFFFVPLSFLTMAYIPRTEMNNASAVYNLLRNLGGSFGTAFVTTMVARRGQFHHLRLAEHMGYYNQAFTSGVEGVRQYLEGLGMHVQSGVEAMAALYRLMQRQAAALAFLDVFHLQMIIFLCLSGAMWIMRRPPRGKAPDPGAAH; encoded by the coding sequence ATGATCCCGACCATGATCGAGGTCCTGGACACCAGCGTGGCCAACGTGGCCCTGCGGCACATGCAGGGCAGCCTGGCGGCCGGCCAGGAGGAGATCACCTGGGTGCTGACCTCCTATCTCGTGGCCAACGCCGTGGTCATCCCCATGAGCGGCTGGCTGGCCAAGGTCATGGGCCGCAAGCGCTATCTCATGGCCTCCGTGGCCTTGTTCACCGTGGCCTCGCTTTTGTGCGGCATGGCCGGCAGCCTGTCCACGCTGGTCCTGTTCCGCATCCTGCAGGGCATCGGCGGCGGAGGAATGCAGCCCATGTCCCAGGCCATCCTGCTGGAAACCTTCCCGCCCCACGAGCGCGGCCTGGCCTTGAGCGTCTACGGCATGGGCGTGATCGTCGCGCCCATTCTCGGCCCTGTCCTGGGCGGCTGGCTGACGGACAACTGGTCCTGGCGCTGGATCTTCTACATCAATTTACCCATAGGTCTGCTGGCGCAATTCATGTGCTGGTCCTTCGTGCGCGATCCGGCCTACCAACAGCGCTGGCAAAAAGGCGAGCGCGTGGACTACCTGGGCCTGGCGCTACTCGTGCTGGGCCTGGGTAGCCTGCAGATCGTGCTCGACCTGGGCCAGCAGCACGACTGGTTCGGCTCGTCCTTCATCCTGGCCCTGAGCGTGGTCGCCGGCGTCTGCCTGTTCACGCTCGTTTTCTGGGAGTGGCATCACGAAAACCCCATTGTGAACCTGCGCGTGTTCAAGGACCGCAGCTTCGCCTTGGGCAACCTGGTCATTTTTTTCGGCTTTTTCGCCTTCTTCGGCTCCATCGTGCTGCTGCCCATGTTCCTGCAGGAGCTCATGGGCTACTCGGCCTTCCAGGCCGGCATGGTGCTCAGCCCCGGCGGGCTCATCACCCTGGCCCTGATGCCATTCGTGGGCAAGCTGACCCAGCGCGTCGACGCGCGCTTCCTGCTCTGCTTCGGCCTGCTGGCCAGCGCCTGGTCCTCGTACTACATGTCGGGCTACAACCTGGACATGGGCATGGTCACGGCAATCACCGGCCGCAACCTTCAGGGCGTGGGACTGGCTTTCTTCTTCGTGCCCCTGTCCTTCCTGACCATGGCCTACATCCCGCGCACGGAGATGAACAACGCCTCGGCCGTGTACAACCTGCTGCGCAACCTGGGCGGCTCTTTCGGCACGGCCTTCGTGACCACCATGGTCGCCAGGCGCGGTCAGTTCCACCACCTGCGCCTGGCCGAGCACATGGGCTACTACAACCAGGCCTTCACCTCGGGCGTGGAGGGCGTGCGCCAGTATCTCGAAGGCCTGGGCATGCATGTCCAATCGGGCGTCGAAGCCATGGCCGCGCTCTACCGGCTCATGCAGCGGCAGGCCGCGGCTCTGGCTTTCCTGGACGTCTTCCACCTGCAGATGATCATCTTCCTGTGCCTGAGCGGGGCCATGTGGATCATGCGCCGGCCGCCCAGGGGCAAGGCTCCCGACCCAGGCGCGGCGCATTAG
- the pruA gene encoding L-glutamate gamma-semialdehyde dehydrogenase, translating into MNPEIENKIVARGQEFFKSIAGEAPSIFSKGHWTGKVMDWAMKNEDFKVQLFRFVDVLPYLNTGESLQRHIEEYFAGNDCEIPAVLKWGAEKSGLFGGLAAKVMGKAIRGNIEGMAKQFIIGENSKEAMKSLRKLRKDGFAFVVDFLGEATVSEIEAQAYHDGYMEILDAMAAEQHKWDCLGKSSNGQDWGHAPKVNVAVKLSAFYSQAKPQDIPGSVAGMLTRIVPIYRKIKAMGGFMCIDMEQLKYKEMTIELFKQLRTMDEFKDYPHLGIVLQSYLRDTENDLDGLLSWARANSLPISIRLVKGAYWDFETVMAKQCGWDVPVWTQKPESDICYERCARKILENHDICHFACASHNIRTFSYVMETARELNVPDSRYEFQVLYGMAEPVRKGLKNVAGRVRLYCPYGDLLPGMAYLVRRLLENTANESFLRQSFAEGKELERLLENPALTLKREQECSPVTHPAKRPSYGNLPPFKNHQLIDFTIPEVRAAFPKAIAEARKSKGKTYPLYINGKDVATQDRMTSTNPADPDEVLGQVCQAGRAEIDMAIEAADKAFLSWRDMPAEKRAEYLVKAAAIARRRIYDLCAVQVLEVGKQWDQAYNDVGEAIDFLEYYAREMVRLGTPRRMGFEPGEHNHLFYQAKGVAAVIAPWNFPLAISVGMASAAIVAGNPVIYKPAGPSSIVGYGLVEIFREAGLPEGVFNFCPGRSSVMGDYLIEHPKVSLIAFTGSMEVGLRIQEKAAKVQPGQAQCKRVIAEMGGKNAIIVDDDADLDEAVLGVLYSAFGFQGQKCSACSRVIVVEPIYERFIERLAEAAKSVKIGPAEDPANYMGPVVGPAQQKDILKYIDIAKQEGEVLVMREVPQKGCYVPMTIVAGIRPEHRIAQEEIFGPVLAVMKAKDFDQAIEWANASRFALTGGVYSRSPRHLEQARREFRVGNLYLNRNCVGALVERQPFGGFKMSGVGSKAGGPDYLLQFLDPRVVTENTMRRGFTPIEDDDNWVC; encoded by the coding sequence ATGAATCCGGAAATCGAGAATAAGATCGTTGCCCGAGGCCAGGAGTTCTTCAAGTCCATAGCCGGAGAGGCGCCGTCCATCTTCAGCAAGGGCCATTGGACCGGCAAGGTCATGGACTGGGCCATGAAGAACGAGGATTTCAAGGTCCAGCTATTCCGCTTCGTGGACGTACTGCCCTACCTGAACACGGGCGAATCGCTGCAGCGGCACATCGAGGAGTACTTCGCGGGCAACGACTGCGAAATCCCGGCCGTGCTCAAGTGGGGCGCCGAGAAAAGCGGGCTGTTCGGCGGATTGGCGGCCAAGGTCATGGGCAAGGCCATCCGCGGCAACATCGAGGGCATGGCCAAGCAGTTCATCATCGGCGAGAACTCCAAGGAGGCCATGAAGAGCCTGCGCAAGCTGCGCAAGGACGGCTTCGCCTTCGTGGTGGACTTTCTGGGCGAGGCCACAGTCAGCGAGATCGAGGCCCAGGCCTACCACGACGGTTACATGGAAATCCTCGACGCCATGGCCGCCGAGCAGCACAAGTGGGACTGCCTGGGCAAGTCCAGCAACGGCCAGGACTGGGGACACGCGCCCAAGGTCAACGTGGCCGTGAAGCTTTCGGCCTTCTACTCCCAGGCCAAGCCACAGGACATCCCCGGCTCCGTGGCGGGCATGCTCACGCGCATCGTGCCCATCTACCGCAAGATCAAGGCCATGGGCGGCTTCATGTGCATCGACATGGAGCAGCTCAAATACAAGGAAATGACCATCGAGCTGTTCAAGCAGCTCCGCACCATGGACGAGTTCAAGGACTATCCGCACCTGGGCATCGTCCTGCAGTCCTACCTGCGCGACACGGAAAACGACCTGGACGGCCTGCTGTCCTGGGCCCGCGCCAATTCGCTGCCCATCTCCATCCGCCTGGTAAAGGGCGCTTACTGGGACTTCGAAACGGTTATGGCCAAGCAGTGCGGCTGGGACGTGCCCGTGTGGACCCAGAAGCCCGAGTCCGACATTTGCTATGAGCGTTGCGCGCGCAAGATCCTGGAGAACCATGACATCTGCCACTTCGCCTGCGCCTCGCACAATATCCGCACCTTCTCCTATGTCATGGAGACGGCCCGCGAGCTGAACGTGCCCGACTCGCGCTACGAGTTCCAGGTGCTCTACGGCATGGCCGAGCCGGTGCGCAAAGGCCTCAAGAACGTGGCGGGCCGCGTGCGCCTGTACTGCCCCTACGGCGATCTGCTGCCCGGCATGGCCTATCTGGTGCGCCGCCTGTTGGAGAACACGGCCAACGAGAGCTTCCTGCGCCAGAGCTTCGCCGAGGGCAAGGAGCTGGAGCGGCTGCTGGAGAACCCCGCGCTGACGCTCAAGCGCGAGCAGGAATGCTCGCCCGTCACGCACCCGGCCAAGAGGCCAAGCTACGGCAACCTGCCGCCGTTCAAGAACCATCAGCTCATCGACTTCACCATTCCCGAGGTCCGCGCGGCCTTCCCCAAGGCCATCGCCGAGGCACGCAAGAGCAAGGGCAAGACCTATCCGCTGTATATAAACGGCAAGGACGTGGCCACCCAGGATCGCATGACTTCCACGAACCCGGCCGATCCCGACGAGGTGCTGGGCCAGGTCTGCCAGGCCGGCCGCGCCGAGATCGACATGGCCATTGAGGCCGCTGACAAGGCCTTCCTCTCCTGGCGTGACATGCCGGCCGAGAAGCGCGCCGAGTACCTGGTCAAGGCCGCGGCCATCGCCCGCCGCCGCATCTACGACCTGTGCGCCGTCCAGGTGCTGGAGGTCGGCAAGCAATGGGATCAGGCCTACAACGACGTGGGCGAGGCCATCGACTTCCTGGAGTACTACGCGCGCGAGATGGTGCGCCTGGGCACGCCCCGGCGCATGGGCTTCGAGCCGGGCGAGCACAACCACCTGTTCTATCAGGCCAAGGGAGTGGCTGCGGTCATCGCGCCCTGGAACTTCCCCCTGGCCATCTCCGTGGGCATGGCCTCGGCGGCCATCGTCGCGGGCAATCCCGTGATCTACAAACCTGCCGGCCCGTCCTCCATCGTGGGCTACGGCCTGGTGGAGATCTTCCGCGAGGCCGGCCTGCCCGAGGGCGTGTTCAACTTCTGCCCCGGCCGCAGCTCGGTCATGGGCGACTACCTCATCGAGCACCCCAAGGTCAGCCTCATCGCCTTCACCGGCTCCATGGAAGTCGGTCTGCGCATCCAGGAGAAGGCCGCCAAGGTTCAGCCCGGACAGGCCCAGTGCAAGCGGGTCATCGCCGAGATGGGCGGAAAGAACGCCATCATTGTCGACGACGACGCGGACCTGGACGAGGCCGTGCTCGGGGTGCTCTACTCGGCCTTCGGATTCCAGGGCCAGAAGTGCTCGGCCTGCTCGCGCGTCATCGTGGTCGAGCCCATCTACGAGCGCTTCATCGAGCGCCTGGCGGAGGCCGCCAAGTCCGTGAAGATCGGCCCGGCCGAGGACCCCGCCAACTACATGGGCCCAGTGGTCGGCCCCGCGCAGCAGAAGGACATCCTCAAGTATATCGACATCGCCAAGCAGGAGGGCGAGGTCCTGGTCATGCGCGAGGTGCCGCAGAAGGGCTGCTACGTGCCCATGACCATCGTGGCCGGCATCAGGCCCGAGCACCGCATCGCCCAGGAGGAGATCTTCGGCCCGGTGCTGGCGGTCATGAAGGCCAAGGACTTTGACCAGGCCATCGAGTGGGCCAACGCCTCGCGCTTCGCTCTGACCGGCGGCGTATACTCGCGCAGCCCCAGGCACCTGGAACAGGCCCGGCGCGAGTTCCGCGTCGGCAACCTGTACCTGAACCGCAACTGCGTGGGCGCGCTCGTCGAACGCCAGCCCTTCGGCGGCTTCAAGATGTCGGGCGTGGGCTCCAAGGCCGGCGGCCCGGACTACCTGCTGCAGTTCCTCGACCCGCGCGTGGTCACCGAAAACACCATGCGCCGGGGCTTCACGCCCATCGAGGATGACGACAACTGGGTTTGCTAA
- a CDS encoding DUF1206 domain-containing protein has product MDENGRIGLKIASRLGYAARGVVYLLVGGLAVLAALGQGGRTTDTKGALRTLLDTPRGDALLGVIAVGLLGYAAWRFVQAVWDVDRHGKDAKGLAVRGGLLVSGVTHAGLAVFAASLALGNGGGGGGGRAEWTATLMRQPWGKWLVALAGLAVVGAGVALAVKARKEKYRKYLDPGYASLPWADAICKLGLYARAVVMAIVGGFLIIAAWRADPSQAGGLAEAMGFLRGQAYGRILFGILALGLFAFGVYGLIQAKYRRIRLPE; this is encoded by the coding sequence ATGGACGAGAACGGCAGGATTGGCTTGAAGATCGCTTCGCGGCTCGGTTACGCCGCACGCGGCGTGGTCTACCTACTCGTGGGCGGGCTGGCCGTGCTCGCTGCGTTAGGGCAGGGCGGCAGGACCACGGACACGAAGGGGGCGCTGCGGACGCTTCTCGACACGCCCAGGGGCGACGCGCTCCTGGGCGTCATCGCAGTCGGTCTGCTGGGCTACGCCGCATGGCGCTTCGTGCAGGCCGTATGGGACGTGGACCGCCACGGCAAGGACGCCAAGGGTCTGGCCGTGCGCGGAGGCTTGCTTGTGAGCGGCGTGACCCACGCGGGCCTGGCCGTGTTCGCCGCGAGCCTGGCCTTGGGCAATGGCGGTGGCGGCGGTGGCGGCAGGGCCGAGTGGACGGCCACGCTTATGCGTCAGCCCTGGGGCAAATGGCTCGTGGCCCTGGCGGGACTGGCCGTGGTCGGCGCGGGCGTAGCCCTGGCCGTCAAGGCCCGCAAGGAGAAGTACAGGAAATACCTCGATCCGGGCTACGCGTCCCTACCGTGGGCCGACGCCATCTGCAAGCTCGGGCTCTATGCGCGGGCCGTGGTTATGGCCATCGTCGGCGGCTTCCTTATCATCGCGGCCTGGCGGGCCGACCCGTCGCAGGCCGGTGGATTGGCCGAGGCCATGGGCTTCCTGCGCGGTCAGGCCTACGGCCGCATTCTGTTCGGCATCTTGGCCCTGGGCCTGTTCGCCTTCGGCGTGTACGGCCTCATCCAGGCCAAGTACCGGCGCATCAGACTGCCGGAATAG
- a CDS encoding Lrp/AsnC family transcriptional regulator encodes MIDGTDFSILKILQDNARTSNAEIARQIGMAPSAILERIRKLERKGIIQRYETRISPTALGKHLTAFTLVHTEEPVGSTGTGEELAKIPGVLEVHYVAGQDAYFVKSRTRDPEHLAELLKQFGRIKAIRDTRTTVVLTTVKETMNVPLESMPEGEPE; translated from the coding sequence ATGATCGACGGAACAGACTTCAGCATATTGAAGATACTTCAAGACAACGCGCGAACATCCAATGCGGAGATAGCCCGGCAGATAGGCATGGCTCCGTCGGCAATCCTGGAGCGCATCCGCAAGCTGGAGCGCAAGGGCATAATTCAGCGCTATGAAACGCGCATTTCGCCCACGGCCCTGGGCAAGCACCTGACGGCGTTCACGCTCGTGCACACCGAGGAGCCAGTGGGCTCCACAGGCACGGGCGAGGAGCTGGCCAAGATACCCGGCGTGCTGGAAGTCCACTACGTGGCCGGCCAGGATGCCTATTTCGTCAAATCGAGGACGCGCGACCCCGAGCACCTGGCCGAGCTGCTCAAACAGTTCGGCCGCATCAAGGCAATCCGGGATACGCGCACGACCGTTGTTCTCACCACGGTCAAGGAAACCATGAACGTCCCCCTGGAGAGCATGCCAGAAGGAGAGCCCGAGTAA
- a CDS encoding sulfite exporter TauE/SafE family protein: MEWLVYLGVGAGAGILAGLLGVGGGVVIVPALVFAFTGLGYPAEHIMHLALGTSLASIMFTSISSFRAHHKRGAVLWSVVKAITPGIIVGTYAGSYVASMLSTGFLKGFFVAFLYWVSIQMLLNIKPKPKRALPGTPGMFAAGSTIGVVSSLVGIGGGSLSVPFMTLCNIPMHTAVGTSAAIGFPIAVAGAVGYLVNGLSAQGLPPMSIGYISMPALIGVAGMSVLTAPLGAKLAHALPVDKLKKIFALLLLITATRMLVSLL; the protein is encoded by the coding sequence ATGGAATGGCTCGTCTATCTGGGCGTCGGCGCGGGCGCGGGAATCCTGGCCGGCCTTTTGGGCGTGGGCGGCGGCGTGGTCATCGTGCCGGCGCTCGTTTTCGCCTTCACCGGTCTGGGCTACCCGGCCGAGCACATCATGCACCTGGCCCTGGGCACGTCCCTGGCCAGCATCATGTTCACCTCGATTTCCAGTTTCCGCGCGCACCACAAGCGCGGGGCCGTGCTCTGGAGCGTGGTCAAGGCCATCACGCCAGGCATCATAGTCGGCACCTATGCCGGGTCTTACGTGGCCTCCATGCTCTCCACCGGCTTTCTTAAGGGCTTCTTCGTGGCCTTCCTGTACTGGGTGTCCATCCAGATGCTCCTGAACATCAAGCCCAAGCCCAAGCGCGCCCTGCCCGGCACGCCAGGCATGTTCGCCGCGGGCTCGACCATCGGCGTGGTGTCCAGCCTGGTGGGCATCGGCGGCGGCTCCCTGTCCGTGCCATTCATGACCTTGTGCAATATTCCCATGCACACGGCCGTGGGCACTTCGGCGGCCATAGGCTTCCCCATCGCCGTGGCCGGCGCCGTGGGCTATCTGGTCAACGGCCTGTCGGCCCAGGGCCTGCCGCCCATGAGCATCGGCTACATCTCCATGCCGGCACTCATCGGCGTGGCCGGCATGAGCGTGCTCACCGCGCCCTTGGGAGCCAAGCTGGCCCATGCCCTGCCGGTGGACAAGCTCAAGAAGATCTTCGCCCTGCTGCTCCTCATCACGGCCACGCGCATGCTCGTATCGCTCCTATAG